The following are encoded together in the Daucus carota subsp. sativus chromosome 5, DH1 v3.0, whole genome shotgun sequence genome:
- the LOC108220991 gene encoding F-box protein PP2-A13, with the protein MGSGISGLDGENGSGSGSDHGGSSKTGLEGVPEMCLAVILGYLEPPEICKSALLNKTFHRASSADFVWESKLPENYQILVDKLRTRTSASTGFNNLIKKDIYAFLSAPNRFGPGFTKEVWLEKRKGGVCISISWRGLKITGIDDRRYWNHLSSDESRFKTIAYLQQTWWLEVAGDLEFEFPAGVYSLFFRLQLSGAPKGHERRGSASKTVHGWDIRPVHFKLSTSDDQHAATSCYLSKPNTWVHHHVGDFMVQNSNALTKIKFSMSQIDCTHTKGGLCLDSVFICPYELGQRIKKY; encoded by the exons ATGGGAAGTGGAATTTCTGGTTTGGACGGTGAGAATGGCTCTGGCTCTGGCTCTGATCATGGTGGCTCATCGAAGACCGGACTCGAAGGCGTGCCAGAGATGTGCCTGGCCGTGATTCTCGGCTACTTGGAGCCCCCGGAGATATGTAAATCAGCCCTGTTGAACAAAACGTTTCACAGGGCCTCTTCCGCGGACTTTGTATGGGAATCCAAGTTGCCTGAGAACTATCAGATTCTTGTTGACAAACTTAGGACCAGGACTAGTGCTAGTACTGGTTTTAACAATTTGATCAAGAAGGATATTTATGCATTCTTGTCCGCTCCTAATCGCTTTGGTCCCGGTTTCACAAag GAGGTTTGGCTGGAGAAGAGGAAAGGAGGGGTGTGCATTTCGATATCATGGAGAGGATTAAAGATAACGGGTATAGATGATCGGAGATACTGGAATCATCTCTCTTCTGATGAATCCAG ATTCAAAACAATTGCATATCTCCAACAAACATGGTGGTTAGAAGTTGCTGGAGATCTTGAATTCGAATTTCCTGCAGGAGTTTACAGTCTATTCTTCCGACTCCAGCTGAGTGGCGCCCCGAAAGGGCACGAACGGCGTGGCAGTGCCTCCAAAACAGTTCATGGCTGGGACATTAGACCCGTCCACTTCAAGTTGTCCACTTCAGATGATCAACACGCTGCAACCAGTTGTTATTTGAGCAAACCAAACACATGGGTTCACCATCATGTGGGAGATTTTATGGTACAGAACTCAAATGCACTAACAAAGATTAAGTTTTCAATGTCACAGATAGATTGCACACACACTAAAGGTGGCTTATGCTTGGACTCTGTCTTCATTTGCCCATATGAGCTTGGTCAGAGAATTAAGAAATACTAG
- the LOC108220421 gene encoding DNA-directed RNA polymerases II, IV and V subunit 6A, with protein sequence MADEDFEMDGGYEDEPLEPELDEGAEEDVDADANKEDDVADPLLADGEEKQEEEPAERPRKTSKYMTKYERARILGTRALQISMNAPVMVELEGETDPLEIAMKELRQRKIPFTIRRYLPDGSYEDWGVDELIVEDSWKRQVGGD encoded by the exons ATGGCTGACGAAGATTTTGAAATGGACGGAGG ATATGAGGATGAGCCACTGGAGCCAGAGCTTGAT GAAGGAGCAGAGGAGGATGTTGACGCAGATGCAAATAAGGAAGATGATGTGGCTGATCCTCTGTTGGCTGACGGTGAAGAGAAACAGGAAGAGGAACCAGCGGAACGGCCTCGGAAAACATCAAAATATATGACAAAGTATGAACGTGCAAGAATCCTAGGGACACGGGCCCTGCAGATAAG CATGAATGCTCCTGTGATGGTTGAGTTGGAGGGTGAAACTGATCCACTTGAG ATTGCAATGAAGGAACTGCGTCAGAGGAAGATACCTTTCACCATCCGTCGTTACCTGCCTGATGGGAG TTATGAAGACTGGGGCGTCGATGAATTGATTGTGGAAGATTCGTGGAAGAGACAAGTTGGGGGTGATTAG
- the LOC108223914 gene encoding probable transcriptional regulator SLK3: MAPSRMAGGGSHSSSSSGILFQEYNTLENTNMNTAFGNSLNSLAGSMHPNLGQFSGDASNTMLNRVRSSGPSVGESSLVADANSGLSGGPNLQRSASISTDSYMRLPASPMSFSSNNTSMSGTSSIDGLSAVHQYSSQDSKFQLMQQKQLQQGASNFTSLPTEDTGQAPLQNAPRFVHDQFNASHVQKKPRLDSKQEDILQQQFIQQLLQKQDSMQFQASNSQHQALVQQQRLRQQQQQLSQPMPSVKQTQLLDQQQQMQMRQQLQQQGLQSSSCLKRPNDSGVCSRRVMQYLYHQRHRPPDNNIAYWKKFVAEYYSPRAKKRLCLSLYNNDGQTSSGVLPQAAMDSWQCDMCGSKSGRGFESTFEVLPRLNEIQFGSGVIDDLLFLDLPRECRFPSGIMMLEYGKAVQETVYEQLRVVREGQLRIIFTSDLKILCWEFCVRRHEDLIPRRFVAPQVNQLLLVAQKCQSTIAEGGTGRASQQNLQNNCSMFVSAGRQLAKRLELPSLNDLGFPKSYVRGLQISEIVNSMKGFMAFCRDQKLGPIEAMKIISGGANPAKLHLQKMQELEQLAGSQGLSSDCNTLNKPVAQQLGLGNQESNNYTMVNRGALSGSTEAALNCSNYQNQLTRQNSINSNSNLHQQEAISSLSNLNQISSSAGSRLQNLPVSGFSKPHLLQPQRCSSGKTSLHQNHSQTSHTNQVVQQNMIQQLLQNINKGNTGSLPQQCHSGQSASGSGGRDRPGFGISGSAAGTVDAYGSGGANGSVTTTSDSRRGTSNSESSAAGNCQKAPDVAQNVQLSEEYVQELVNEFRDSGYFSGDLEDGLPFSCTEE; this comes from the exons ATGGCGCCTTCTCGGATGGCTGGAGGGGGATCACATTCTTCTTCAAGTTCTGGCATTCTCTTCCAAGAGTACAATACATTGGAAAACACAAACATGAATACAGCTTTCGGGAACTCGTTGAATTCTCTTGCTGGCAGCATGCATCCTAACTTGGGACAATTTTCTGGGGATGCAAGTAATACAATGCTGAACAGAGTGAGAAGCTCTGGGCCCAGTGTTGGGGAAAGTTCGTTAGTTGCTGATGCAAACTCGGGACTTTCTGGAGGTCCTAATCTGCAGAGAAGTGCAAGCATCAGTACAGATTCTTACATGCGTTTACCAGCTTCACCCATGTCATTCTCATCCAACAATACAAGCATGTCAGGAACATCATCCATTGATGGGTTGTCCGCAGTGCATCAATACTCCAGTCAAGACTCAAAATTTCAACTGATGCAACAAAAGCAGCTGCAGCAAGGGGCTTCAAATTTCACGTCCTTGCCTACTGAAGATACAGGGCAAGCGCCACTTCAAAATGCTCCCAGATTCGTTCATGATCAATTTAATGCTTCTCATGTGCAGAAGAAACCTCGATTGGACAGTAAGCAGGAAGATATTCTGCAACAGCAGTTTATACAACAACTATTGCAAAAACAAGATTCCATGCAGTTCCAAGCATCCAATTCTCAGCATCAAGCTTTAGTTCAGCAGCAGAGACTAAGGCAACAGCAGCAACAATTGTCACAGCCTATGCCTTCAGTGAAGCAGACACAGTTATTGGACCAGCAGCAGCAGATGCAGATGAGACAGCAGCTTCAACAACAGGGTCTGCAGTCCTCATCATGCTTGAAGCGGCCGAATGACAGTGGTGTGTGTTCTCGCCGTGTGATGCAATACCTGTATCATCAGCGTCATCGACCACCT gATAATAATATTGCCTACTGGAAGAAGTTCGTGGCTGAGTACTATTCTCCACGTGCAAAGAAGAGGTTGTGCTTGTCGTTATATAATAATGATGGGCAGACATCCAGTGGTGTACTCCCCCAAGCAGCCATG gaTTCATGGCAATGTGACATGTGTGGTTCAAAATCAGGACGAGGATTTG agTCAACTTTTGAAGTGCTTCCTCGACTCAATGAAATCCAATTTGGCAGTGGTGTGATTGATGACCTATTGTTTTTGGATTTGCCTCGTGAATGTAGGTTCCCTTCTGGAATAATGATGTTGGAATATGGTAAAGCAGTTCAAGAAACTGTATATGAACAGCTCCGAGTTGTTCGTGAGGGTCAACTGCGCATAATATTCACTTCCGATTTGAAA ATATTATGTTGGGAATTTTGTGTAAGGCGCCATGAAGATCTTATTCCTCGCAGATTCGTTGCACCACAG GTCAATCAGTTGCTACTGGTTGCACAGAAATGTCAAAGCACAATTGCTGAAGGTGGAACTGGTCGGGCTTCACAGCAGAATCTGCAAAACAACTGCAGCAT GTTTGTCTCAGCTGGGCGGCAACTTGCAAAGCGTTTGGAATTACCGTCTTTGAATGATTTAGGATTTCCAAAAAGCTACGTGAGGGGCTTGCAG ATCTCTGAGATCGTCAATAGCATGAAAGGTTTTATGGCTTTCTGCAGAGACCAAAAGTTAGGGCCTATAG AGGCTATGAAAATTATTTCTGGAGGTGCAAATCCTGCTAAGCTTCATCTGCAAAAGATGCAGGAGTTGGAACAGTTAGCAGGTAGCCAGGGTTTGTCAAGTGATTGTAACACACTCAACAAGCCAGTAGCACAACAGCTTGGACTCGGCAATCAAGAGAGCAATAACTATACAATGGTTAATAGAGGAGCATTGAGTGGCTCAACTGAAGCTGCTTTAAATTGTTCAAACTACCAGAATCAGCTGACTAGACAAAATTCTATTAATTCAAACTCTAATTTACATCAGCAGGAGGCAATTTCTTCCCTTAGCAACCTGAACCAAATTTCTTCCTCAGCAGGTTCTCGCTTGCAGAATCTACCAGTCAGTGGCTTCTCAAAACCTCATCTCCTGCAGCCTCAGCGGTGTTCAAGTGGTAAAACTTCTCTTCATCAGAACCATTCCCAAACTTCTCACACGAATCAGGTTGTGCAGCAGAACATGATTCAGCAACTACTGCAGAATATAAACAAGGGCAATACTGGGAGTCTGCCACAACAATGCCATTCTGGCCAAAGTGCTAGTGGGAGTGGTGGCAGAGATAGACCTGGGTTTGGGATTAGCGGTTCAGCAGCAGGAACTGTCGATGCCTATGGCTCTGGAGGTGCTAATGGATCTGTGACGACTACAAGCGACAGTCGCAGAGGAACTTCCAATAGCGAGTCTTCTGCAGCTGGCAACTGCCAGAAAGCACCAGATGTGGCACAAAATGTGCAGCTATCAGAAGAATATGTTCAGGAACTGGTGAATGAGTTCAGAGACAGTGGTTATTTTAGCGGTGATCTTGAGGATGGTTTGCCCTTTAGTTGTACGGAAGAATAA
- the LOC108222090 gene encoding dihydrodipicolinate reductase-like protein CRR1, chloroplastic → MTMVALSCQSHFIIYKNFRHVKSRPCISCAMQPSQSNIKVVINGAAKEIGRAAVVAVTNARGMEVAGAVDSHLVGQDIGEVCDMEEPLEIPIINDLTMILGSISQLKATAVVVDFTDPSKVYDNVKQATAFGMNSVVYVPRIKQDTVMALSAFCEKASMGCLVAPTLSIGSILLQQAAIQASFHFKNVEIVESRSNPGDFPSQAAVQIANNLSGLGQIYNKDDLSTDSTARGQVVGEDGVRVHSLVLPGLPSSTTLYFSRPGEVYTLKHDVTDVQSLMPGLILAIRKVVRLKNLVYGLEKFM, encoded by the exons ATGACCATGGTGGCCTTAAGTTGCCAAAGCCATTTCATAATCTACAAGAATTTTCGACATGTGAAGTCCAGACCTTGTATCTCATGTGCAATGCAGCCTTCTCAGAGCAATATCAAG GTAGTTATAAATGGAGCCGCCAAGGAGATCGGAAGGGCAGCTGTAGTTGCAGTGACAAATGCCAGAGGAATGGAAGTAGCTGGAGCTGTGGATTCTCACCTTGTTGGCCAAGACATTGGGGAG GTATGCGACATGGAAGAGCCTCTGGAAATACCAATAATCAACGATCTTACCATGATATTAGGCTCTATATCTCAG ttgaaagcaactgcAGTTGTCGTTGATTTTACTGACCCTTCCAAAGTTTATGACAATGTGAAGCAG GCAACAGCATTTGGCATGAACAGTGTGGTCTATGTTCCTCGCATTAAACAAGATACAGTAATGGCATTGTCTGCATTTTGTGAGAAGGCCAGCATG GGTTGTCTGGTTGCACCAACTCTTTCTATAGGATCTATCTTACTCCAGCAAGCTGCAATTCAGGCATCCTTTCACTTCAAAAATGTGGAGATTGTTGAATCAAGGTCAAATCCGGGG GATTTTCCATCTCAAGCAGCAGTACAGATTGCTAACAACCTCTCCGGCCTTGGTCAGATCTATAATAAAGACGACCTTTCAACAGACAGCACA GCAAGGGGTCAAGTCGTAGGAGAAGATGGTGTTCGAGTCCACAGCTTGGTTCTGCCGGGGCTCCCCTCTAGCACCACACTATACTTCTCCAGACCAGGAGAG GTCTACACTCTTAAACACGACGTGACAGATGTGCAGAGTCTTATGCCAGGGCTAATTCTCGCCATTAGAAAAGTTGTGCGGCTTAAG AATTTGGTGTATGGCCTGGAGAAATTTATGTAA